The Corallococcus exiguus genome has a window encoding:
- a CDS encoding serine hydrolase domain-containing protein: protein MSNPSDLLHGELRSYLRGYPTASVCAAMTWRGALHVEGLRGKGTPPATDALFSLGALTEVFTAALLSVMAERGDVRLDEPLGNMIPASLLNDEVAQRITLEQLATHTSGLPHLPPNLGAAPANPDDPFGHYSASLFGEFLRNYHPRQPPPHPSSESFLGMGVLGHALSRRMALNYGHLMRDVLCKPMGLVDTTARVTEELAPRLLQGHTAKGKPVPPWTFPALPGGGAMHSTVGDVMRFLETNLGRGETSFTKALYRMQAPRVKAGSFQRGLGWNVSQVRGKDVVWRSSVMGGYVGFMGLSIAADAAVVILADHGWSLFSALRGRVPLEAPGFALMSRFLPP, encoded by the coding sequence ATGTCGAACCCTTCCGACCTTCTCCACGGGGAGCTGCGGTCCTACCTGCGCGGCTACCCGACGGCCTCCGTGTGCGCGGCGATGACGTGGCGGGGCGCGCTGCACGTCGAGGGGCTCCGGGGCAAGGGGACGCCTCCGGCCACGGACGCCCTGTTCTCCCTGGGGGCGCTCACGGAGGTCTTCACGGCGGCGCTCCTGTCGGTGATGGCGGAGCGGGGGGACGTGCGGCTCGACGAGCCCCTCGGGAACATGATTCCCGCGTCGCTCTTGAACGACGAGGTCGCGCAGCGCATCACGCTGGAGCAGCTGGCGACGCACACCTCCGGGTTGCCGCACCTGCCGCCGAACCTGGGCGCGGCGCCCGCGAATCCGGACGACCCGTTCGGGCACTACTCCGCGAGCCTGTTCGGCGAGTTCCTGCGCAACTACCACCCCCGGCAGCCGCCGCCGCACCCGTCGTCCGAGTCCTTCCTGGGCATGGGCGTGCTCGGCCACGCGCTCTCCCGGCGCATGGCGCTGAACTACGGGCACCTGATGCGGGACGTGCTCTGCAAGCCCATGGGGCTCGTGGACACCACGGCGCGCGTCACGGAGGAGCTGGCCCCGCGCCTGTTGCAGGGCCACACCGCGAAAGGCAAGCCCGTGCCGCCGTGGACCTTCCCGGCGCTCCCGGGCGGCGGCGCGATGCACTCCACGGTGGGGGACGTGATGCGCTTCCTGGAGACGAACCTGGGGCGGGGAGAGACGTCCTTCACGAAGGCCCTGTACCGGATGCAGGCGCCCCGGGTGAAGGCCGGGTCCTTCCAGCGCGGCCTGGGATGGAATGTGTCCCAGGTGCGAGGGAAGGACGTGGTGTGGCGCTCGTCGGTGATGGGGGGCTACGTGGGCTTCATGGGGCTCAGCATCGCGGCGGACGCGGCCGTGGTCATCCTCGCGGACCACGGCTGGTCGCTGTTCTCCGCGCTGCGGGGGCGCGTGCCCCTGGAGGCGCCGGGGTTCGCGTTGATGTCGCGGTTCCTGCCGCCGTGA
- a CDS encoding ATP-grasp domain-containing protein: MPASPAVKAVLFGRNPHQPDPFDVEADAAEALGVDTYQADLSALLSGDAARALTGVPERGHLRLLYRGWMLTEEEYTELDEAVRALGHRLVTTPAQYAAAHYLPHWYPRLAGYTARSVWTEEPDTAEAWRLARKLGPPPYILKDHVKSAKERWAEACFVPADTTREDFERICQNLLDERGDRFERGFVVRRYLPLKVYGRTPAGPAHLEFRLFFGGGRLIAAEPYHEFDVEVPDFTAFESLGRRIPSPFFTLDVAMLEDGGWAVVEVNDGGVSGLPPGLDPRDLFAALLDPR, from the coding sequence ATGCCCGCTTCCCCTGCCGTGAAGGCAGTCCTGTTCGGTCGCAACCCGCACCAGCCGGATCCGTTCGACGTGGAGGCCGACGCGGCCGAAGCACTGGGCGTGGACACGTATCAGGCGGACCTCTCCGCCCTGCTGTCGGGCGACGCGGCGAGGGCGCTCACGGGCGTGCCGGAGCGCGGCCACCTCCGGCTGCTGTACCGGGGCTGGATGCTCACAGAGGAGGAGTACACAGAGCTCGACGAAGCCGTGCGCGCCCTGGGACACCGGCTGGTGACGACGCCTGCGCAGTACGCCGCCGCGCACTACCTGCCCCACTGGTACCCGCGGCTGGCCGGCTACACCGCGCGCTCGGTCTGGACGGAGGAACCGGACACGGCGGAGGCGTGGCGGTTGGCGCGGAAGCTGGGGCCTCCGCCGTACATCCTCAAGGACCACGTGAAGTCCGCGAAGGAGCGCTGGGCGGAGGCGTGCTTCGTGCCCGCGGACACCACGCGCGAGGACTTCGAGCGCATCTGCCAGAACCTGCTCGACGAGCGCGGCGACCGCTTCGAGCGCGGCTTCGTGGTGCGCCGCTACCTGCCGCTCAAGGTCTACGGCCGGACGCCCGCGGGCCCCGCGCACCTGGAGTTCCGGCTGTTCTTCGGCGGCGGCCGGTTGATTGCCGCGGAGCCGTACCACGAGTTCGACGTGGAGGTGCCCGACTTCACCGCCTTCGAGTCGCTGGGCCGCCGCATCCCCTCCCCATTCTTCACGCTGGACGTGGCGATGCTGGAGGACGGCGGCTGGGCGGTGGTGGAGGTGAATGACGGCGGCGTCTCCGGGCTGCCGCCCGGGTTGGATCCGCGCGACCTCTTCGCCGCGCTGCTCGACCCGCGCTAG
- a CDS encoding helix-turn-helix transcriptional regulator — MTSAPVLDFGRYLGTPLQRVEVEGLVLTESTYAPGVRLPSHGHRHAGFRLTLEGGFTDVVEGRARECTARSVAFQAPGLEHAQRIRDVRTRTFNIDFSEASWRSRSALVGRLDPRVDLTSVRLATLGARVYQEFRRADDVAALAIEGLTLEMLAEAVRASAPARTSGPPAWLGRVRELLDAVRGPPPTLAALAREAGVSPQRLGRAFRQAWRCSPAEYLRRSRLERAGRALRETERPLGDIALDAGYCDQSHLTREFRRRLHLTPAEYRRLAGRASGSTR; from the coding sequence GTGACCTCCGCACCCGTCCTCGACTTCGGCCGTTACCTGGGCACGCCCCTTCAGCGAGTGGAGGTGGAGGGGCTCGTGCTCACGGAGAGCACGTATGCACCGGGCGTCCGGTTGCCATCCCATGGACACCGGCACGCCGGCTTCCGGCTCACGCTGGAGGGGGGCTTCACGGACGTGGTGGAGGGCCGCGCGCGGGAGTGCACGGCCCGCTCGGTCGCCTTCCAGGCGCCCGGGCTGGAGCACGCGCAGCGCATCCGGGACGTGCGCACGCGCACCTTCAACATCGACTTCTCGGAGGCGTCCTGGCGGTCGCGGAGCGCGCTCGTCGGGCGGTTGGATCCGCGGGTGGACCTGACGTCGGTGCGGCTGGCCACGCTGGGGGCGCGCGTGTACCAGGAGTTCCGGCGCGCGGATGACGTGGCGGCGCTGGCCATCGAAGGGCTGACGCTGGAGATGCTGGCGGAGGCGGTGCGCGCGTCGGCGCCGGCGCGGACTTCGGGCCCTCCGGCGTGGCTGGGGCGCGTCCGGGAGTTACTGGACGCGGTGCGCGGGCCGCCGCCCACGCTCGCGGCGTTGGCTCGGGAGGCGGGGGTGAGCCCGCAGCGGTTGGGGCGGGCCTTCCGCCAGGCCTGGCGGTGCAGCCCGGCGGAGTACCTGCGCCGGTCGCGGCTGGAGCGCGCGGGCAGGGCGCTGCGCGAGACAGAGCGGCCCCTGGGCGACATCGCGCTCGACGCGGGCTACTGCGACCAGAGCCACCTGACACGCGAGTTCCGCCGCCGCCTGCACCTCACCCCGGCGGAGTACCGGCGGCTGGCGGGACGTGCATCCGGTTCCACGCGGTAG
- a CDS encoding zinc-dependent alcohol dehydrogenase, protein MKAICWHGHGDVRYESAPDPKIEDPRDAIIRVTRTAICGSDLHLLDGYMPTMKSGDVLGHEFMGEVMEIGSGVTKLKKGDRVIVPFNIACGECFFCQKTLFSLCDRSNRNAEMAAKVMGYSPSGLFGYSHMLGGFSGGQAEYVRVPYADVGPLKIPDGLTEDQVLFLTDIFPTGYMAAENCEMEKGDTVAVWGCGPVGQFAIQSAWMFGAGRVIAIDHVPERLALAKSWGKAETIDFTKQDVYETLKEMTRGRGPDRCIDSVGAEAHGTGSLDAVIDKAKAAVKLATDRPHALRQAIYCCRKGGSLSVPGVYVGFLDKVPMGAFVNKGLTMKSGQTHTHRYTRPLLEKIQSGAIDPTRLITHRARLADAPALYKKFRDKEDGCIKVVMTP, encoded by the coding sequence ATGAAAGCCATCTGCTGGCATGGCCACGGCGACGTCCGTTACGAGTCCGCCCCCGACCCGAAGATTGAAGACCCTCGCGACGCCATCATCCGCGTCACCCGCACCGCCATCTGCGGCTCCGACCTGCACCTCCTGGACGGCTACATGCCGACCATGAAGAGCGGTGACGTCCTGGGCCACGAGTTCATGGGCGAGGTGATGGAGATTGGCTCCGGCGTTACGAAGCTCAAGAAGGGCGACCGGGTCATCGTCCCCTTCAACATCGCGTGCGGCGAGTGCTTCTTCTGCCAGAAGACCCTCTTCTCCCTCTGTGACCGCTCCAACCGCAACGCGGAGATGGCCGCGAAGGTGATGGGCTATTCGCCTTCCGGCCTCTTCGGCTACTCGCACATGCTGGGCGGCTTCTCCGGCGGTCAGGCGGAGTACGTGCGCGTGCCGTACGCGGACGTCGGTCCCCTCAAGATTCCGGACGGCCTCACCGAGGATCAGGTCCTCTTCCTCACCGACATCTTCCCCACCGGCTACATGGCGGCGGAGAACTGCGAGATGGAGAAGGGCGACACCGTGGCCGTGTGGGGCTGCGGTCCCGTGGGCCAGTTCGCCATCCAGAGCGCGTGGATGTTCGGCGCGGGCCGGGTCATCGCCATCGACCACGTGCCGGAGCGCCTGGCGCTCGCGAAGTCCTGGGGCAAGGCGGAGACCATCGACTTCACGAAGCAGGACGTCTACGAGACCCTCAAGGAGATGACCCGCGGCCGCGGCCCGGATCGCTGCATCGACTCCGTGGGCGCCGAGGCCCACGGCACCGGCAGCCTGGACGCCGTCATCGACAAGGCGAAGGCGGCGGTGAAGCTGGCCACGGACCGGCCGCACGCGCTGCGCCAGGCCATCTACTGCTGCCGCAAGGGCGGCAGCCTCTCCGTGCCCGGCGTCTACGTGGGCTTCCTGGACAAGGTCCCCATGGGCGCCTTCGTCAACAAGGGCCTGACCATGAAGTCGGGCCAGACGCACACGCACCGCTACACCCGGCCGTTGCTGGAGAAGATCCAATCCGGCGCCATCGACCCCACGCGCCTCATCACCCACCGCGCCCGGCTGGCGGACGCACCCGCCCTCTACAAGAAGTTCCGCGACAAGGAGGACGGCTGCATCAAGGTCGTGATGACGCCGTAG
- a CDS encoding GNAT family N-acetyltransferase: MNPVAPWRAVLVPDGGQRAVSSDYFRSEQHLRAEGVTHSLIVEDGEGRALRVPLIVRPIEGTHYRDAVSPYGFPGAELNGLSEVPVDGIDWRGTELVSIFLRDRIGGPYCFAGGRLRTEVCLIDPKLPVKFRSDHGADIRRNARRGYVSAAVPVKDSTQEQREALKSIYRQTMDRNQAGERYYFSEDWFEEVFTCPFAWLVTTRAPDGAVASSALVVLSDGLLHNFIGGTADAYLVHSPAKNEFPVMVELAEKLDASVHLGGGVRPGDGIERFKRGFANAMSQFYTHDLICDPEAYAQLSQGHAGEDFFPAYRAPRS; encoded by the coding sequence ATGAATCCAGTGGCACCGTGGAGAGCCGTCCTCGTCCCTGACGGAGGCCAACGCGCTGTTTCGTCTGACTATTTCCGCTCCGAGCAGCACCTGCGCGCGGAAGGGGTGACGCACAGCCTCATCGTGGAGGATGGGGAGGGGCGGGCCCTCCGGGTGCCGCTCATCGTGCGGCCCATCGAAGGGACGCACTACCGGGACGCGGTTTCTCCGTATGGGTTTCCCGGGGCGGAGTTGAACGGGCTCTCCGAGGTGCCAGTGGACGGAATCGACTGGCGGGGCACGGAGCTGGTCAGCATCTTCCTGCGCGACCGCATTGGCGGGCCGTACTGCTTCGCGGGCGGCCGGCTGCGCACGGAGGTGTGTCTCATCGACCCGAAGCTGCCGGTGAAGTTCCGCAGCGACCACGGCGCGGACATCCGCCGCAACGCCCGGCGCGGCTACGTCAGCGCGGCGGTGCCGGTGAAGGACTCCACGCAGGAGCAGCGCGAGGCGCTCAAGTCCATCTACCGGCAGACCATGGACCGCAACCAGGCCGGGGAGCGGTACTACTTCAGCGAGGACTGGTTCGAGGAGGTCTTCACCTGTCCCTTCGCGTGGCTGGTGACGACGCGCGCGCCGGACGGGGCGGTGGCCTCCTCCGCGCTGGTGGTGCTGAGCGACGGGCTCCTGCACAACTTCATTGGCGGCACGGCGGACGCGTACCTGGTGCACTCACCGGCGAAGAACGAATTCCCGGTGATGGTGGAGCTGGCGGAGAAGCTGGATGCCTCCGTCCACCTGGGTGGCGGCGTCCGTCCGGGTGACGGCATCGAGCGGTTCAAGCGCGGCTTCGCCAACGCGATGTCCCAATTCTACACGCACGACCTCATCTGCGACCCGGAGGCATACGCACAGCTGTCCCAGGGGCACGCGGGCGAGGACTTCTTCCCCGCCTACCGCGCGCCCCGTTCCTGA
- a CDS encoding polysaccharide export protein codes for MKHVLLLAAVSCLSACAWGPGMQMDEDAFRERYAGKADAGADGAYEILPIDASLLSHQLEERRQARPAPLVDPLARVATDYDYRVTPHDVLSVIVWDHPELTIPAGEFRPAEAVGNPVAADGTMFYPHVGNLPVAGKTLREIRELLTQRLASVIEKPQLDVRVVGFRGQKVQVTGEVVAPGTLPVTDVPLRVQDAIAQAKGFSTEADLRAVTLSRGGTTFTLDLQALYEQGDVSQNWLLQDGDIVNVADRSRNKVFVLGEVRKPSSRVMVKGRMTLAEAIGDTEGFDPLTSNPGRVYVIRGSFERPYIFKLDAKSPDALLLATQFQLQPRDVIFVSAHDLTRWNRIIQQIQPTVQLLWQAVDIGDRTIIIDNP; via the coding sequence ATGAAACACGTCCTGTTGTTGGCCGCGGTGTCTTGCCTGAGCGCATGCGCCTGGGGCCCGGGAATGCAGATGGACGAGGATGCCTTCCGGGAGCGCTACGCGGGAAAGGCAGACGCTGGCGCGGACGGCGCCTACGAAATCCTCCCCATCGACGCGTCCCTCCTCAGCCACCAGTTGGAGGAGCGCCGGCAGGCGCGGCCCGCGCCCCTGGTGGATCCGCTGGCGCGGGTGGCCACGGACTATGACTACCGGGTGACGCCACACGACGTGCTTAGCGTCATCGTGTGGGACCACCCGGAGCTCACCATCCCCGCCGGCGAGTTCCGCCCCGCGGAGGCCGTCGGCAATCCCGTGGCGGCGGACGGGACCATGTTCTACCCCCACGTGGGCAACCTCCCCGTGGCGGGCAAGACGCTGCGGGAGATCCGGGAGCTGCTCACGCAGCGGCTGGCGAGCGTCATCGAGAAGCCCCAGCTGGACGTGCGCGTGGTGGGCTTCCGCGGCCAGAAGGTCCAGGTGACGGGCGAGGTCGTGGCCCCCGGCACCCTGCCCGTCACCGACGTGCCCCTGCGCGTGCAGGACGCCATCGCCCAGGCGAAGGGCTTCTCCACGGAGGCGGACCTGCGCGCCGTCACCCTCAGCCGGGGCGGCACCACCTTCACGCTCGACCTGCAGGCCCTCTACGAACAGGGGGACGTGAGCCAGAACTGGCTGCTCCAGGACGGCGACATCGTCAACGTGGCGGACCGCAGCCGCAACAAGGTCTTCGTGCTGGGCGAGGTCCGAAAACCGTCCTCGCGCGTGATGGTGAAGGGACGGATGACGCTGGCGGAAGCCATTGGCGACACCGAAGGCTTCGACCCGCTCACGTCCAACCCGGGCCGCGTGTATGTCATCCGCGGCAGCTTCGAGCGACCCTACATCTTCAAGCTGGACGCGAAGTCGCCGGACGCGCTGCTGCTGGCGACTCAGTTCCAATTACAACCTCGCGACGTCATCTTCGTCTCCGCGCACGACTTGACGCGCTGGAATCGCATCATCCAGCAAATCCAGCCAACAGTTCAGCTGCTCTGGCAGGCAGTGGATATCGGAGACAGAACCATCATCATCGACAACCCATGA
- a CDS encoding polysaccharide biosynthesis tyrosine autokinase — MTSTPERVTPPRPGPGTQDDELGLGRYLAILGERRGTIAASVALALALGGLYLLTTTPVYRANAILRIEQKSSSLGQLDELIPDVPSQAAPEMEVLGSRALLGRVADALHLGVSVEPRYFPVVGAAHARAHPGPDLAAVPWWGGASYAWGGETLQVERLNVPTEWEDLPLTLVAKADGAYTLWGPEGRVVLNGTVGTGAQTEARAPHEVELFVTELHARPGTRFQVMRRSKLAVVEELQRTLRMGEKGAGTGVLNLTLDGPDPVMATTTLQAIADTYVRSNVERRSDDAGRTLSFLDSQLPGLRQGLEQAEAALRDYRAGKGGVDLGLEVQAVLNRSADLDKDISTLAMERSELRQRFTEHHPLLLATERKLARLRTERTALDTRLKGIPDAERVSAQLTRDVKVANELYLQLNNKAQEYRVLKSSTITNARIIDVPVVTRLPVRPAKPDVFAVSIVLGLAFGIALAFASKSLHPGVTDPAALESALAVPVLASVPTGPRRATSPRGPSIILARSIPRDVTVECVRGLRTRLQRAMKEAGSHVVAVTGTSPGAGTSFVALNLAWVLAETGKRVLLVDANLRGGWLHRCFREAHLPGLHEVLRGTATLEQALLQEAAPGLSFLGAGALPPDPAELLASAAFDTFVARVAAEYDVVLFDTPCILAVTDAALVGRHAGVRLAVVRAAAQSLREVATALHQLEQSGVPAQGVVLNGVPRSRTGRAVSGVYQYEYPSAS; from the coding sequence ATGACGAGCACCCCCGAACGCGTGACGCCGCCCCGCCCAGGCCCCGGCACGCAGGATGATGAGTTGGGATTGGGCAGGTATCTGGCCATCCTGGGGGAGCGCCGCGGCACCATCGCGGCGTCCGTCGCCCTGGCCCTGGCCCTGGGCGGGCTGTACCTGCTCACCACGACGCCGGTGTACCGGGCCAATGCCATCCTGCGCATCGAGCAGAAGAGCAGCAGCCTGGGACAGCTGGACGAGCTGATTCCAGACGTGCCCAGCCAGGCTGCCCCTGAGATGGAGGTCCTGGGCTCCAGGGCCCTCCTGGGGCGCGTGGCGGACGCGCTGCACCTGGGCGTGAGCGTGGAGCCCCGCTACTTCCCGGTGGTGGGCGCGGCCCATGCCCGGGCTCACCCGGGCCCGGACCTGGCGGCGGTGCCGTGGTGGGGCGGGGCCTCGTACGCCTGGGGCGGGGAGACGCTCCAGGTGGAGCGGCTGAACGTGCCCACGGAGTGGGAGGACCTGCCGCTCACGCTCGTGGCGAAGGCGGACGGCGCGTACACGCTGTGGGGCCCGGAGGGCCGCGTCGTGCTCAACGGCACCGTGGGCACCGGCGCCCAGACGGAAGCGCGCGCGCCGCACGAGGTGGAGCTGTTCGTCACCGAGCTGCACGCCCGGCCTGGGACGCGCTTCCAGGTGATGCGCCGCTCGAAGCTCGCGGTGGTGGAGGAGCTGCAGCGCACGCTGCGCATGGGGGAGAAGGGCGCCGGCACGGGCGTGCTCAACCTGACCCTGGACGGGCCCGACCCGGTGATGGCCACCACCACGCTCCAGGCCATCGCGGACACGTACGTGCGCTCCAACGTGGAGCGCCGCAGCGACGACGCGGGCCGCACGCTGTCGTTCCTGGACAGCCAGCTGCCCGGCCTGCGCCAGGGCCTGGAGCAGGCGGAGGCCGCGCTGCGCGACTACCGCGCCGGCAAGGGCGGCGTGGACCTGGGGCTGGAGGTGCAGGCCGTCCTCAACCGGAGCGCGGACCTGGACAAGGACATCTCCACGCTCGCGATGGAGCGCTCGGAGCTGCGCCAGCGCTTCACCGAGCACCACCCGCTGCTCCTGGCCACGGAGCGCAAGCTGGCGCGCCTGCGCACGGAGCGCACCGCGCTGGACACCCGGCTCAAGGGCATCCCGGACGCGGAGCGGGTGTCCGCCCAGCTCACGCGCGACGTGAAGGTGGCCAACGAGCTGTACCTCCAGCTGAACAACAAGGCCCAGGAGTACCGGGTGCTCAAGTCGAGCACCATCACCAACGCGCGCATCATCGACGTGCCCGTGGTGACGCGCCTGCCCGTGCGCCCCGCGAAGCCGGACGTGTTCGCGGTCAGCATCGTGCTGGGGCTGGCGTTCGGCATCGCGCTGGCCTTCGCGAGCAAGTCGCTGCACCCGGGCGTCACCGACCCCGCGGCCCTGGAGTCCGCGCTCGCGGTGCCCGTCCTCGCCAGCGTCCCCACCGGCCCCCGCCGCGCGACGTCCCCCCGCGGCCCCTCCATCATCCTGGCGCGCAGCATCCCCCGGGACGTCACCGTGGAATGCGTGCGCGGCCTGAGGACGCGGCTCCAGAGGGCCATGAAGGAGGCGGGCAGCCACGTCGTCGCCGTCACCGGGACGAGCCCTGGCGCGGGGACGTCCTTCGTCGCCCTCAACCTGGCGTGGGTGCTGGCGGAGACGGGCAAGCGAGTGCTGCTGGTGGACGCGAACCTGCGCGGCGGCTGGCTGCACCGGTGCTTCCGCGAGGCGCACCTCCCCGGCCTCCATGAGGTGCTGCGGGGCACCGCGACGCTGGAGCAGGCCCTGCTCCAGGAGGCCGCGCCCGGCCTGTCGTTCCTGGGCGCGGGCGCGCTTCCTCCGGACCCGGCGGAGCTGTTGGCCAGCGCGGCGTTCGACACGTTCGTGGCGCGCGTGGCGGCCGAGTACGACGTCGTCCTCTTCGACACGCCCTGCATCCTCGCGGTGACGGACGCGGCGCTCGTGGGCCGGCACGCGGGCGTGCGGCTCGCCGTGGTGCGCGCGGCGGCCCAGTCCCTGCGCGAGGTGGCCACCGCGCTGCACCAACTGGAGCAGAGCGGCGTCCCGGCCCAGGGCGTGGTCCTCAACGGCGTGCCGCGCTCCCGGACGGGCCGCGCGGTGAGCGGCGTCTACCAATACGAATACCCATCCGCGAGCTGA
- a CDS encoding O-antigen ligase family protein, translating to MSWIRCTGLGFIAALYMLAGRWGMHRLAAAEVETNLFLELRLWIVICGGVFAAVGLLHRARREARPGESRFDPPLIAAMLAFLGYMAASATWSPDFDFSLTKVYDVMLVAVMCVGFALACLRQPAPRTLDTFWAIVVVATGLLAIAGIKQLLAGGGGARLAVMNGGPNIFARLMGLLTMGALYFWYWRGQTWLWIPVAASGVMLTLLTGSRGGSVAIIAGITTCLVVGRVPVRRLLLLTLLATVAITVVAMFSPLGEALSNSFQERFLRLTLNYEVGAGGAGSSEGKVYLSGREVLYERAIQLGKDYPVAGAGLAAFPALRLGVYPHNLFLEIFCEGGAVGLLLFAAFIATFVRSAFLRRQGLDGATVGAAVLVLLGSQSSGDLYDSRALFLLMVMASATADPARKPAQSGPPLPHPLPQPSFTGAA from the coding sequence GTGAGCTGGATTCGCTGCACAGGACTGGGCTTCATCGCGGCCCTCTACATGCTCGCGGGCCGCTGGGGCATGCACCGGCTGGCCGCCGCGGAGGTGGAGACGAACCTGTTCCTGGAGCTGCGGCTCTGGATCGTCATCTGCGGAGGGGTGTTCGCCGCGGTGGGGCTCCTGCACCGCGCCCGGCGCGAGGCCCGTCCCGGCGAGTCGCGCTTCGACCCGCCGCTCATCGCGGCCATGCTGGCCTTCCTGGGCTACATGGCCGCCAGCGCCACCTGGTCGCCTGACTTCGACTTCTCGTTGACCAAGGTCTACGACGTCATGCTCGTGGCGGTCATGTGCGTGGGCTTCGCGCTGGCCTGCTTGCGCCAGCCCGCGCCCCGGACGCTGGACACGTTCTGGGCCATCGTCGTGGTGGCCACGGGGCTGCTCGCCATCGCCGGCATCAAGCAATTGCTGGCGGGCGGCGGTGGCGCGCGGCTCGCGGTGATGAACGGCGGGCCCAACATCTTCGCGCGACTCATGGGGCTCTTGACCATGGGCGCGCTCTACTTCTGGTACTGGCGGGGCCAGACGTGGCTGTGGATTCCGGTGGCCGCCAGCGGCGTCATGCTGACGCTGCTCACGGGCTCGCGCGGCGGGTCCGTCGCCATCATCGCGGGCATCACCACCTGCCTCGTGGTGGGGCGCGTGCCGGTGCGCCGGCTGCTGCTCCTGACGCTGCTGGCGACGGTGGCCATCACCGTGGTGGCCATGTTCTCCCCGCTGGGAGAGGCGCTCAGCAACTCCTTCCAGGAGCGCTTCCTGCGCCTCACCCTCAACTACGAGGTGGGCGCGGGCGGCGCGGGCAGCAGCGAAGGCAAGGTGTACCTGTCCGGGCGGGAGGTCCTCTACGAGCGGGCCATCCAGCTGGGAAAGGACTACCCGGTGGCGGGGGCGGGGCTGGCGGCGTTCCCCGCGCTGCGCCTGGGCGTCTACCCGCACAACCTCTTCCTGGAGATCTTCTGCGAGGGCGGCGCCGTGGGGCTGCTCCTGTTCGCGGCCTTCATCGCGACCTTCGTGCGCTCGGCGTTCCTCCGGCGCCAGGGCCTGGACGGCGCCACCGTGGGCGCGGCGGTGCTGGTGCTCCTGGGCAGCCAGTCCAGTGGCGACCTCTACGACAGCCGCGCCCTCTTCCTCTTGATGGTGATGGCCTCCGCGACCGCGGACCCCGCGCGAAAGCCCGCGCAGTCCGGCCCTCCCCTGCCCCACCCCCTTCCCCAACCCTCATTCACAGGAGCCGCCTGA
- a CDS encoding glycosyltransferase family 4 protein: MRIVYLHQYFNTPTMHGGTRSYELARRLVSMGHEVHMVTSDTRTDGGTGKGWRESNESGIQVHWLPVPYNNAMSYPDRIRAFSHFAVNSTRRAAQLPADVFFATSTPLTIAVPGIAASRWNKRPMVFEVRDLWPAIPIAVGALKSRSAILAAQLLERAAYAGAEHIVALSPGMKAGVEAAGVPSEKITIIPNLCDPDRFQVPASAGQEFRQKYAWLGDRPMVLYAGTLGLVNGVEYLVRVAAEMRRLDPEVRFVIMGKGREESLLHALAERLGVKNQNLFFLPSVPKEQVPAVLSAATIATSMFTDVPGMQDNSANKFFDALAAGRPLALNYGGWQAELLDREAFGLRLPPKDIPAAAAMLAKRLRDPRWLAEAGALAGKLGRERYSADIAAKRLSEVLQRAAARS, encoded by the coding sequence ATGCGCATCGTCTATCTGCATCAGTACTTCAACACCCCCACCATGCACGGGGGCACGCGCTCCTATGAGCTCGCGCGGCGCCTGGTCTCCATGGGCCACGAGGTCCACATGGTGACCTCCGACACCCGCACGGACGGAGGCACGGGCAAGGGCTGGCGCGAGTCCAACGAGAGCGGCATCCAGGTGCACTGGCTGCCGGTGCCGTACAACAACGCCATGAGCTACCCGGACCGCATCCGGGCCTTCAGCCACTTCGCGGTCAACTCCACGCGCCGCGCCGCGCAGCTGCCCGCGGACGTGTTCTTCGCCACCAGCACGCCGCTCACCATCGCGGTGCCGGGAATCGCCGCGTCGCGGTGGAACAAGCGGCCCATGGTCTTCGAGGTGCGTGACTTGTGGCCCGCCATCCCCATCGCGGTGGGCGCGCTCAAGAGCCGCTCCGCCATCCTGGCCGCGCAGCTCCTGGAGCGGGCCGCGTACGCGGGCGCGGAGCACATCGTCGCGCTGTCGCCGGGCATGAAGGCGGGCGTGGAGGCGGCGGGCGTGCCGTCGGAGAAGATCACCATCATCCCCAACCTCTGCGACCCGGACCGCTTCCAGGTGCCGGCGTCCGCGGGCCAGGAGTTCCGGCAGAAGTACGCGTGGCTGGGGGACAGGCCCATGGTGCTGTACGCGGGCACGCTGGGGCTGGTGAACGGCGTGGAGTACCTGGTGCGGGTGGCCGCGGAGATGCGGAGGCTGGACCCGGAGGTCCGCTTCGTCATCATGGGCAAGGGCCGCGAGGAGTCCCTGCTGCACGCGCTGGCGGAGCGGCTGGGCGTGAAGAACCAGAACCTCTTCTTCCTGCCCAGCGTGCCCAAGGAGCAGGTGCCCGCGGTGCTGAGCGCGGCCACCATCGCCACGTCGATGTTCACGGACGTGCCGGGCATGCAGGACAACTCCGCCAACAAGTTCTTCGACGCGCTCGCTGCGGGCCGTCCGCTGGCGCTCAACTACGGCGGCTGGCAGGCGGAGCTGCTGGACCGGGAGGCCTTTGGCCTCAGGCTGCCGCCCAAGGACATCCCCGCCGCGGCGGCCATGCTGGCGAAGCGGCTGCGCGACCCGCGCTGGCTCGCGGAGGCCGGCGCGCTGGCCGGGAAGCTGGGCCGGGAGCGCTACTCCGCGGACATCGCGGCGAAACGGCTGTCAGAGGTATTGCAGCGCGCGGCGGCCCGGTCATGA